The nucleotide sequence GTGCCCGGCCTGAAAAAGGGTGACATCCTGACGGTGGACTGGCTGCCGGAAGAGGGAACCCTGTGCAAGCTGAATGGCAAGCAGGTGGGCGACACGGTACCGGAACTGGCCTTTTACAATGCGCTGCTGAAGATCTGGATCGGCGCCCATCCGGCCGACACCTTGTTGCGCGCCCATTTGCTGGGCGACGTGGCCTGAACAAAAACGCGGGCGTAAAAAAAGCCGGCTCACGCCGGCTTGTCATGCTGCAACCGTTTATCACTCAGGCGCGCGTCGACAGGGCGCGCAATTCGGCGGCATTGCTGGGCGACACGCCATCCATCTTGCCCAAGGTGCGTTTCAAAGCTTGCGCTTCGCGCATCTGCTGGCGCGCCAGGCGCTCTTCGCGGCTCAGCTTGGGACGCACCACCAGCACCATGGCGCGGGCGATACCCACCAGCAAAGGCTTGAACAGCAGGGCGAAGGCGCCCACGGCCACGATCACCAGCACGAGTTGCAGGGCGTTCAGCAGGGAAATCTCCAGCACGGGTGCGGATACTGCGTATAGGGCGGAGGCGAAGGTAGACATACTGTTCCAGTGCATTATAGAATTTGCCAGTACTATAGTGCAGTGCAACATATAAATCTAATTCCATTTCTTGATACCAATTATATGAATCGTGAATGGAAAACTGTAATATTTTTTGACGAGTGAAAATATTCGCGTCCGGCGCGGTTTACACTCTTAAGTAATCAATTCAACTTTTATCTTGGGCTTTCCATGAGTTTTCTGACGCTGGATCTGAACTTGCTGCGTGTTTTCGACGCCGTCATGACGGAACAAAACCTGACGCGCGCAGCCGGCCACCTGGCGATGACGCAGCCGGCGGTATCGAACGCCATCAAACGCCTGCGCGAGAGCCTGGGTGACGAATTGCTGATCCGCACGGCCTATGGCGTGAAACCCACGCCCCGTGCCGAAGCGCTGTGGCCGTCCGTGCGCTCGGCCCTGGCCAGCCTGGAAGCGGCCGTCACGCCGGAAACCTTCGACGTGTCGAAGACGCATGCCACCTTCCGCATGGCCATGGCCGATGCGACGGCCGCCTTCTGGCTGCCCTCGCTGATGCGTTCGATCGAACGGGAAGCACCGGGCGTCAACGTGCGCATGATGCCGCTGACCACGCGTGAACCGCGGCCCATGTTGCTACGCGGCGATATCGACCTGGCCGTGGGCTTCTTTCCCGGCGTGGCGGCGCAATTGTCGAGCGAAACGGGTTCGCCCATCCGCCACGAGCGCCTGTATTCCGGCAAGTATGTATGCGTGATGCGGCGCGGTCACCCGCTGGCCGACAAGGAATTGACCTTGGATAACTATTGCGCGGCAAACCATTTATTGGTGAGCTTTTCCGGCCGCGCGCATGGCTTGATCGACGAAGCGCTGTCACAGATCCACCGCGAACGACGCATCTTGCTGACGGTCAACCAGTTCTTCACGGCCGGACGGGTAGTGGCCAATTCCGACCTGATCACCGTCTTGCCGCGCCACCTGATCGCCTCGACGGGCATGACGGAGTCCCTGCTGTACAAGGATTTGCCATTGACCCTGCCGGCGGTCCACCTGGACATGCTGTGGCACGAACGCGACGCGCGCAGCCCTGCCCACAAATGGCTGCGTAATCATCTGGAAAGCATGAACACGCCCACTTTGCGCACGGCCACGGCGGCAGGCGGCGGCGTAGCGCCCAAACCGCATATTGAATAAATTATCTGCCAGCACCAGAAAAAAACGCCTGATGAATCATCAGGCGTTTTTTTTCATGCGTGGCTGCTGGAGCGATAACCAATTCTGAACCCGCCCCAGTGCTTGCCATCGACGTGAATCGGCACGGATAAATCGTGCATGACTTCGCCCGTGTCGCGTTTATAGGTCTGCAACAGGAAGGGCTTGGTATTGCTGCCGCAGCGCGCCCCCGTACGGTCGCTGAAGATGCGCTTGGTGCGGTTATTCACCATATCGATGGCATAGTCGCCCGTCAGCGGCTGGGAAAACTTCTTGTTGTGCGTTGGAAAGTATCCATTGTTGTCGACGGCGCCCGCATACGCCAGATGGGGCAGGGCGGCCAGCAGGCCTTCCTGCAGGTCGGGCA is from Janthinobacterium sp. 61 and encodes:
- a CDS encoding LysR family transcriptional regulator; the protein is MSFLTLDLNLLRVFDAVMTEQNLTRAAGHLAMTQPAVSNAIKRLRESLGDELLIRTAYGVKPTPRAEALWPSVRSALASLEAAVTPETFDVSKTHATFRMAMADATAAFWLPSLMRSIEREAPGVNVRMMPLTTREPRPMLLRGDIDLAVGFFPGVAAQLSSETGSPIRHERLYSGKYVCVMRRGHPLADKELTLDNYCAANHLLVSFSGRAHGLIDEALSQIHRERRILLTVNQFFTAGRVVANSDLITVLPRHLIASTGMTESLLYKDLPLTLPAVHLDMLWHERDARSPAHKWLRNHLESMNTPTLRTATAAGGGVAPKPHIE